A region from the Mycolicibacterium phlei genome encodes:
- a CDS encoding nitrite/sulfite reductase codes for MTTAESKPRPKKTRAEGQWALGYREPLNANEQFKKDDNPLNVRGRILDIYSKRGFDSIDKQDLRGRMRWMGLYTQREQGYDGTWTGDENIDVLEAKYFMMRVRCDGGALTTAALRTLGEISVDFARNTADISDRENVQYHWIEIENVPEIWRRLEEHGLHTTEACGDCPRVVLGSPLAGESLDEVLDPTWAIEEIVRRYIGDKELSNLPRKFKTAISGLQDVAHEVNDVAFIGVNHPEHGPGLDVWVGGGLSTNPMLAQRLGAWVPLEEVPDVWEGIVKVFRDYGYRRLRSKARLKFLIKDWGVEKFREVLEQEYLGRKLIDGPAPEPVTHPIDHVGIQKLKNGLNAVGVAPIAGRVSGTILTKVADLAEAAGSNRVRFTPYQKLIILDVPDDKLDELTAGLDTLGLPARPSAWRKNLMACTGIEFCKLSFAETRNRAQALVPELEKRLEDINARLDVPITVNINGCPNSCARIQIADIGFKGQMVDDGNGNAVEGFQVHLGGSLGLDSGFGRKLRGHKVLSSELGDYIDRVVRNFVKQRQDGERFAVWAMRADEADLR; via the coding sequence ATGACTACCGCAGAGTCCAAGCCGCGGCCCAAGAAGACCCGGGCCGAGGGTCAGTGGGCGCTCGGCTACCGCGAGCCGCTCAACGCCAACGAGCAGTTCAAAAAGGACGACAACCCGCTCAACGTGCGCGGCCGCATCCTCGACATCTACTCCAAGCGCGGCTTCGACAGCATCGACAAGCAGGACCTGCGCGGCCGGATGCGCTGGATGGGCCTGTACACCCAGCGTGAGCAGGGCTACGACGGCACCTGGACCGGCGACGAGAACATCGACGTCCTCGAGGCGAAGTACTTCATGATGCGGGTGCGCTGCGACGGCGGCGCCCTGACCACCGCGGCGCTGCGCACGCTCGGCGAGATCTCCGTCGACTTCGCCCGCAACACCGCCGACATCTCCGACCGGGAGAACGTCCAGTACCACTGGATCGAGATCGAGAACGTCCCGGAGATCTGGCGCCGGCTCGAGGAGCACGGCCTGCACACCACCGAGGCGTGCGGTGACTGCCCGCGCGTGGTGCTGGGCAGCCCGCTGGCCGGGGAGTCGCTCGACGAGGTCCTCGACCCGACCTGGGCGATCGAGGAGATCGTGCGCCGCTACATCGGCGACAAGGAGCTGTCCAACCTGCCGCGCAAGTTCAAGACCGCGATCTCGGGTCTGCAGGACGTCGCGCACGAGGTCAACGACGTCGCGTTCATCGGCGTCAACCATCCCGAGCACGGTCCGGGCCTGGACGTGTGGGTCGGCGGCGGCCTGTCCACCAACCCGATGCTGGCCCAGCGGCTGGGCGCGTGGGTGCCGCTGGAGGAGGTGCCCGACGTCTGGGAGGGCATCGTCAAGGTGTTCCGCGACTACGGGTACCGCCGGCTGCGGTCCAAGGCGCGGCTGAAGTTCCTGATCAAGGACTGGGGCGTCGAGAAGTTCCGGGAAGTTCTCGAGCAGGAGTACCTGGGCCGCAAGCTGATCGACGGGCCCGCGCCCGAACCGGTCACCCACCCGATCGACCACGTCGGCATCCAGAAGCTCAAGAACGGGCTCAACGCCGTCGGCGTCGCCCCGATCGCGGGCCGGGTGTCGGGCACGATCCTGACCAAGGTGGCCGACCTCGCGGAGGCGGCCGGGTCCAACCGGGTCCGGTTCACCCCGTACCAGAAGCTGATCATCCTCGACGTCCCCGACGACAAGCTCGACGAGCTGACCGCCGGCCTGGACACACTGGGGCTGCCGGCGCGGCCGTCGGCGTGGCGCAAGAACCTGATGGCCTGCACCGGCATCGAGTTCTGCAAGCTGTCGTTCGCCGAGACCCGCAACCGGGCGCAGGCGCTGGTGCCGGAGCTGGAGAAGCGGCTCGAGGACATCAACGCGCGGCTGGACGTGCCGATCACGGTGAACATCAACGGCTGCCCGAACTCGTGCGCGCGCATCCAGATCGCCGATATCGGGTTCAAGGGCCAGATGGTCGACGACGGCAACGGCAACGCCGTCGAGGGCTTCCAGGTGCACCTGGGCGGCAGCCTGGGCCTGGACAGCGGGTTCGGCCGCAAGCTGCGCGGCCACAAGGTGCTGTCCAGCGAGCTGGGCGACTACATCGACCGGGTGGTGCGCAACTTCGTGAAACAACGCCAGGATGGCGAGCGTTTCGCTGTCTGGGCGATGCGCGCCGACGAAGCGGACCTGCGATGA
- a CDS encoding phosphoadenylyl-sulfate reductase: protein MNNARTEDELKALAERGAAELDGASAEELLRWTDEHFGGEPAGGSARSGYVVASNMQDAVLVHMAAQVRPGVDILFLDTGYHFAETIGTRDAVEAVYDVNIVNVTPERSVAEQDAALGKNLFAREPNECCRLRKVEPLSKALRNYSAWVTGIRRVEAPTRANAPFISWDSAFGLVKINPLAAWTDEDMQAYIEKHGVLVNPLVDEGYPSIGCAPCTTKPVDGADPRSGRWAGTGKIECGLHAS from the coding sequence ATGAACAACGCGAGGACCGAGGACGAGCTGAAGGCACTGGCCGAGCGGGGTGCCGCCGAGCTGGACGGGGCGAGCGCCGAGGAGTTGCTGCGCTGGACCGACGAGCACTTCGGCGGGGAGCCCGCCGGCGGGTCGGCGCGCTCGGGTTACGTGGTGGCGTCGAACATGCAGGACGCGGTGCTGGTGCACATGGCCGCGCAGGTCCGCCCCGGGGTGGACATCCTGTTCCTCGACACCGGCTACCACTTCGCCGAGACGATCGGCACCCGCGACGCGGTCGAGGCGGTCTATGACGTCAACATCGTCAACGTCACCCCGGAGCGCAGCGTCGCCGAACAGGACGCCGCGCTGGGTAAGAACCTGTTCGCCCGCGAGCCCAACGAGTGCTGCCGGCTGCGCAAGGTGGAGCCGCTGAGCAAGGCGCTGCGCAACTATTCGGCGTGGGTCACCGGGATCCGCCGGGTGGAGGCGCCGACGCGCGCGAACGCCCCGTTCATCAGCTGGGACAGCGCGTTCGGTCTGGTCAAGATCAACCCGTTGGCGGCGTGGACCGACGAGGACATGCAGGCCTACATCGAGAAGCACGGGGTGCTGGTGAATCCGCTTGTCGACGAGGGCTACCCGTCAATCGGCTGCGCGCCGTGCACCACCAAGCCGGTCGACGGCGCGGATCCGCGCAGCGGCCGCTGGGCGGGCACCGGCAAGATCGAATGCGGTCTGCACGCCTCGTGA
- a CDS encoding sirohydrochlorin chelatase gives MTLVLTAHGSADPRSAAVTHAVAGRIRRLRPWLDVRAAFLEKTGPSLGETLRGLDGPAVVVPFLLARAFHARVDIPAMIAESGAEVDRAEVLGEDPALLTVMRLRLAELGVSPDDDGLGVVVVAVGSSDPAANARTATVASALQSGNRWAATDMAFATGPYANLPAVVERMRARGVERLVVAPWFLAHGVITDRVAAFAGAQGIPMAQPLGSHNLVAATVLDRFDAVAALDLAA, from the coding sequence GTGACGCTGGTTCTGACCGCGCACGGCAGCGCTGATCCGCGCTCGGCGGCGGTCACGCATGCGGTCGCCGGACGGATCCGGCGGCTGCGGCCCTGGCTCGACGTGCGCGCGGCGTTCCTCGAGAAGACCGGGCCGAGCCTGGGTGAGACGCTGCGCGGCCTCGACGGGCCCGCCGTGGTGGTGCCGTTCCTGCTGGCCAGAGCGTTCCACGCGCGGGTCGACATCCCGGCGATGATCGCCGAGTCCGGCGCCGAGGTGGACCGCGCCGAGGTGCTCGGCGAGGACCCGGCGCTGCTGACGGTGATGCGGTTGCGGCTGGCCGAGCTCGGGGTCTCCCCCGACGACGACGGCCTCGGTGTGGTGGTCGTGGCGGTGGGTTCGTCGGATCCGGCGGCCAACGCCCGCACCGCCACGGTGGCGTCGGCGCTGCAGTCCGGAAACCGTTGGGCTGCAACGGATATGGCGTTCGCCACCGGCCCGTACGCGAACCTGCCCGCGGTCGTTGAGCGGATGCGGGCCCGCGGTGTCGAGCGGCTGGTCGTGGCGCCATGGTTCCTGGCGCACGGGGTGATCACCGACCGGGTCGCCGCGTTCGCCGGCGCGCAGGGCATTCCGATGGCCCAGCCGCTGGGCTCGCACAACCTGGTGGCCGCGACGGTGCTGGACCGCTTCGACGCGGTCGCCGCGCTGGACCTGGCCGCCTAA
- a CDS encoding MBL fold metallo-hydrolase, whose translation MKLIQYYLDCLSHASYLIGDETTGRAVVIDPQRDISEYLADAEKYGFAIELVIETHFHADFISGHLELAEATGATIVYSSVAEPEFDFMGVANGQRYSLGEVTLEFRHTPGHTPESLSIVVYEHADDEVPYGVFTGDTLFIGDVGRPDLLASIGYSREELAELLYDSLHTKLITLPDATRVYPAHGAGSACGKNLSTDLVSTIGEQKQWNYALRAPDKETFMRLVTEGQPPAPGYFVYDAILNRKVHGLLDEDRAPEALSYDRVRQAVDRGAVVVDTRTPDDFARGHLRGSVNIGLGGRYAEFTGSVLSPDVEIVLVTEPGQELEGKNRLARIGFDRVLGYLAEPDKAMVEHPQDVAVASRLTAKAFGDRVAEVSGLQIVDVRNPGEAEAGIIPGAVNIPLAQLAGRIGELDAATPTVVYCAGGYRSSIAASLLRHHGFTDVSDIIGGYNAWDQTFQNA comes from the coding sequence ATGAAACTCATCCAGTACTACCTGGACTGTCTGTCCCACGCGTCGTACCTGATCGGCGACGAGACCACCGGACGCGCCGTGGTCATCGACCCGCAGCGCGACATCTCCGAATACCTCGCCGACGCCGAGAAGTACGGTTTCGCAATCGAACTCGTCATCGAGACGCACTTCCACGCCGACTTCATCTCCGGCCACCTGGAGCTGGCGGAGGCCACCGGGGCCACGATCGTCTACTCGTCGGTCGCCGAGCCGGAGTTCGACTTCATGGGGGTCGCCAACGGTCAGCGCTACTCGCTGGGCGAGGTGACGCTGGAGTTCCGCCACACCCCCGGCCACACCCCAGAGTCGCTGTCGATCGTGGTCTACGAGCACGCCGACGACGAGGTGCCGTACGGCGTCTTCACCGGCGACACCCTGTTCATCGGCGACGTGGGCCGCCCCGACCTGCTGGCCTCGATCGGCTACTCCCGTGAGGAGCTGGCCGAACTGCTCTACGACTCGCTGCACACCAAGCTGATCACGCTGCCCGACGCCACCCGGGTCTACCCCGCCCACGGCGCCGGCTCGGCGTGCGGCAAGAACCTGTCGACCGACCTGGTCTCGACGATCGGCGAGCAGAAGCAGTGGAACTACGCGCTGCGTGCCCCCGACAAGGAGACCTTCATGCGGCTGGTCACCGAGGGGCAGCCGCCGGCGCCGGGCTACTTCGTCTACGACGCGATCCTCAACCGTAAGGTCCACGGTCTGCTCGACGAGGACCGGGCGCCCGAGGCGCTGAGCTACGACCGGGTTCGTCAGGCGGTCGACCGCGGCGCCGTCGTCGTCGACACCCGCACCCCCGACGACTTCGCCCGCGGCCACCTGCGTGGCTCGGTCAACATCGGGCTCGGCGGCCGCTACGCCGAGTTCACCGGTTCGGTGCTGTCCCCCGACGTCGAGATCGTGCTGGTCACCGAGCCCGGCCAGGAGCTGGAGGGCAAGAACCGGTTGGCGCGCATCGGATTCGACCGGGTGCTCGGCTATCTGGCCGAACCCGACAAGGCGATGGTCGAGCATCCGCAGGACGTCGCGGTGGCGTCGCGGCTGACCGCCAAGGCGTTCGGCGACCGGGTCGCCGAGGTGAGCGGGCTGCAGATCGTCGACGTGCGCAACCCGGGCGAGGCGGAGGCCGGCATCATCCCCGGCGCCGTCAACATCCCGCTGGCCCAATTGGCCGGGCGCATCGGCGAACTCGACGCCGCCACCCCGACGGTCGTGTACTGCGCGGGCGGGTACCGCTCCTCGATCGCCGCGAGCCTGCTGCGCCACCACGGCTTCACCGACGTCAGCGACATCATCGGCGGTTACAACGCCTGGGACCAGACCTTCCAGAACGCCTGA
- a CDS encoding NAD(P)/FAD-dependent oxidoreductase: MTTAKHRILIIGGGTAGITVAARLLRKGHTDVAVIEPSDTHYYQAMWTLVGGGQARAAATARPECSVMPKGATWIRTSATTIDPDNNAVDCADGSRYEYDVLVVCPGIQLDWDRTEGLTDTLGRNGVSSNYSYELAPRTWEFIRNTRSGTAVFAMPSGPIKCAGAPQKIAYLACDHWRREGVLSNIDVHLVLPTPRTFGIPEIADSLDKVAADYGIHVHTHSEVTAVDGGARKVTVSSISDPGAVTTLPYDVMHIAPKQSAPDWIKASPLSTCDANGYVDVDKNTMQHVRYPNVFSLGDAGSTPNSKTGAAIRKQAPVVVDNIDAYLAGRPLPALYDGYASCPIVTSSRDMLLAEFDYTFQMKPTFPVLNPAKPHRAYWYLKRYGLPFMYWNLMLKGLA, translated from the coding sequence TTGACAACCGCTAAGCACCGCATCCTGATCATCGGTGGCGGCACGGCAGGTATCACGGTCGCGGCCCGCCTGCTGCGCAAGGGCCACACCGATGTCGCGGTGATCGAACCGTCGGACACCCACTACTACCAGGCGATGTGGACGCTGGTGGGTGGCGGGCAGGCCAGGGCCGCCGCCACCGCCCGGCCCGAGTGCAGCGTGATGCCCAAGGGCGCCACCTGGATCCGGACCTCGGCGACGACCATCGACCCGGACAACAACGCGGTCGACTGCGCCGACGGCTCCCGCTACGAGTACGACGTGCTCGTCGTGTGCCCCGGCATCCAGCTGGACTGGGACCGCACCGAGGGCCTGACGGACACGCTCGGCCGCAACGGTGTCTCGTCGAACTACTCCTACGAGCTGGCCCCGCGCACCTGGGAGTTCATCCGCAACACCCGTTCGGGCACCGCGGTTTTCGCGATGCCGTCCGGCCCGATCAAGTGCGCGGGTGCGCCGCAGAAGATCGCATACCTGGCCTGCGACCACTGGCGCCGCGAGGGGGTGCTGTCCAACATCGACGTGCACCTGGTGCTGCCGACACCGCGCACCTTCGGCATCCCCGAGATCGCCGACAGCCTCGACAAGGTCGCCGCCGACTACGGCATCCACGTGCACACCCATTCCGAGGTGACCGCGGTCGACGGCGGTGCCCGCAAGGTCACGGTGAGCAGTATCAGCGACCCGGGTGCGGTCACCACGCTGCCCTACGACGTCATGCACATCGCGCCGAAACAGTCGGCGCCGGACTGGATCAAGGCCAGCCCGCTGTCGACGTGCGACGCCAACGGCTACGTCGACGTGGACAAGAACACGATGCAGCATGTGCGCTACCCCAACGTGTTCAGCCTCGGCGACGCCGGCTCCACCCCGAACTCCAAGACCGGGGCCGCGATTCGCAAGCAGGCCCCCGTCGTCGTCGACAACATCGACGCGTACCTGGCGGGCCGTCCCCTGCCCGCGCTCTACGACGGCTATGCGTCGTGCCCGATCGTCACGTCGTCACGCGACATGCTGCTCGCCGAGTTCGACTACACGTTCCAGATGAAGCCGACGTTCCCGGTCCTCAACCCCGCCAAGCCGCACCGCGCCTACTGGTACCTCAAGCGCTACGGCCTGCCGTTCATGTACTGGAACCTGATGCTCAAAGGACTTGCCTGA
- a CDS encoding rhodanese-like domain-containing protein: MTTALTLNPEDLRDMLTSGRPPRLIDVRTPAEFETAHIPGSYNVPLDLLREHRDEIAGHLRDEVVLICRSGKRAGDAEQSLRDAGLTNVHILNGGMLAWEGAGLTVNRGRQRWDLERQVRLTAGSLVLAGILGSVAVPGLKWLAAGIGAGLSVAALTDTCAMGTLLSKLPYNRPPSCDAATVVARLTGN; the protein is encoded by the coding sequence ATGACAACCGCTCTGACGCTGAACCCCGAGGACCTGCGCGACATGCTCACCTCGGGCCGCCCGCCCCGGCTGATCGACGTCCGCACCCCGGCGGAGTTCGAGACCGCCCACATCCCAGGGTCGTACAACGTCCCGCTGGACCTGCTGCGCGAACACCGCGACGAGATCGCGGGCCACCTGCGTGACGAGGTGGTGCTGATCTGCCGGTCCGGTAAGCGGGCCGGTGACGCCGAACAGTCGCTGCGCGACGCCGGCCTGACCAACGTGCACATCCTGAACGGCGGGATGCTCGCCTGGGAGGGCGCCGGCCTCACCGTCAACCGCGGCAGGCAGCGCTGGGACCTGGAACGTCAGGTGCGGCTGACGGCGGGCTCGCTGGTGCTGGCCGGCATCCTCGGCAGTGTCGCCGTGCCCGGGCTGAAGTGGCTGGCCGCCGGTATCGGCGCGGGCCTGTCGGTGGCGGCGCTGACCGACACCTGCGCGATGGGCACGCTGCTGTCGAAGCTGCCCTACAACCGGCCCCCGTCCTGCGACGCGGCGACCGTCGTCGCCCGCCTCACCGGGAACTGA